One window from the genome of Methyloradius palustris encodes:
- a CDS encoding transporter substrate-binding domain-containing protein: MDESDPRVLKTVPYYRSGYVFISRADRNIDVSSWDDPILKEHNFRIGVLPDSPGKNLLLQINRYDDMFDYFAELTNYESTRNKYIRIDPKKLIDDIADKHLHVAMLWGPEAGRYVRDSKIPLRMQIIDDNVKKLNGDKVPMYYKVYIGVRKDDDALKQQLDVAIKSKSKEIDAILKKEGIPLLPIND; the protein is encoded by the coding sequence GTGGATGAGAGTGATCCACGCGTACTCAAAACAGTGCCTTACTACAGGTCTGGCTATGTATTCATTTCTCGTGCTGACCGAAATATTGATGTTTCATCATGGGATGACCCTATTCTAAAAGAACACAATTTCCGCATTGGTGTGCTGCCAGACAGTCCCGGCAAAAATCTGCTACTGCAGATTAACCGTTATGACGATATGTTCGATTACTTTGCCGAACTAACCAATTACGAATCAACCCGCAACAAATATATCCGCATAGACCCCAAGAAATTGATTGATGACATAGCAGACAAGCATCTTCATGTAGCGATGTTATGGGGTCCGGAGGCTGGCCGTTATGTCCGCGACTCAAAAATACCACTGCGCATGCAGATTATTGATGACAACGTAAAAAAACTGAATGGGGACAAAGTGCCCATGTATTACAAGGTCTATATCGGCGTACGCAAAGACGATGACGCACTTAAACAACAGCTGGATGTTGCGATTAAATCCAAAAGCAAAGAAATCGATGCCATTCTCAAAAAAGAAGGCATACCACTCTTACCCATCAATGATTAA
- the moxG gene encoding cytochrome c(L), periplasmic: MKNLLVKATWAFLIVSAVLAVGTAIAGIEFRGTISGDVLEFSPDTDGPETEAVKKFKETGENPYDGNLESAKAGYVIFSTACAGCHGHLAEGKLGPALSDDYWTYPKNETDKGLFETIYGGANGMMGPQRGRLQIDEILHVISFVRSFKDGKSEAAPAEHHSEE; encoded by the coding sequence TTGAAGAATTTGTTAGTAAAAGCAACATGGGCGTTTCTGATTGTCAGCGCTGTGCTAGCTGTTGGTACTGCGATTGCCGGTATTGAATTCAGGGGCACGATTTCAGGTGATGTGCTCGAATTTTCTCCAGATACTGATGGCCCAGAAACAGAGGCAGTCAAAAAGTTTAAGGAAACAGGTGAAAATCCATACGATGGCAATCTTGAGTCAGCCAAAGCTGGGTATGTCATCTTCTCAACAGCTTGCGCTGGCTGCCATGGCCATTTGGCAGAAGGCAAACTTGGTCCAGCACTCAGCGATGATTACTGGACCTATCCAAAAAATGAAACCGACAAAGGTTTGTTTGAAACCATCTATGGCGGTGCAAACGGCATGATGGGTCCGCAAAGAGGCCGTCTGCAGATTGATGAAATACTACATGTCATCAGCTTTGTGAGAAGTTTCAAAGATGGCAAGAGTGAGGCGGCACCTGCGGAGCATCACTCTGAAGAATAA
- a CDS encoding methanol dehydrogenase [cytochrome c] subunit, producing MKQVLTLALATGALLASSLVLAYDGQTCKEPGNCWEAKPGFPEKIAGSKYDPKHDPVEVAKQEAATKAIDERNAKRVANAKETGVFKFDVK from the coding sequence ATGAAACAAGTTCTGACATTAGCATTAGCGACAGGGGCTTTACTGGCATCAAGTCTCGTACTGGCCTATGACGGCCAAACCTGCAAAGAGCCTGGTAACTGCTGGGAAGCAAAACCTGGTTTCCCAGAAAAAATTGCAGGCAGCAAGTATGACCCTAAGCATGACCCTGTCGAAGTCGCCAAGCAGGAAGCCGCAACAAAAGCCATAGACGAACGCAATGCCAAGCGTGTTGCTAACGCTAAAGAAACTGGCGTATTCAAATTTGATGTGAAGTAA